In one window of Macadamia integrifolia cultivar HAES 741 chromosome 2, SCU_Mint_v3, whole genome shotgun sequence DNA:
- the LOC122092745 gene encoding UDP-N-acetylglucosamine transporter ROCK1 isoform X3, with the protein MATAKPKGLASNSVKPDRKVWLYLVFLTLQYGAQPLISKRFIGREVIVTSSVIACEVAKVICALILLAKEGSLFRLYKEWTLVNSLTASGLPAAIYALQNSLLQISYKNLDSLTFSMLNQTKLLFTAFFTYLILRQKQSVQQLGALFLLIVAAVLLSIGEGSSNGSRGNTHDLILFHGIVPVLVASVLSGLASALCQWASQVKKHTSYLMTVEMSVIGSLCLLASTYKSPDGEAIRQHGFFHGWTPLTLLHGEGEGKGGSTSPVYPPIKGRYQFCPMLLVGSLLDLLRAMQVVSKRGL; encoded by the exons ATGGCGACGGCCAAACCGAAAGGTCTGGCTTCCAATTCtgttaagcccgatcgaaaggTTTGGCTCTATCTGGTTTTTCTCACACTTCAATATGGAGCACAACCATTGATTTCGAAACGATTCATCGG GAGAGAAGTTATTGTGACTTCATCTGTTATTGCATGTGAGGTAGCAAAG GTTATCTGTGCGCTAATTCTTCTGGCAAAAGAGGGCAGTTTGTTTAGACTGTACAAAGAATGGACTTTGGTCAATTCATTGACGGCATCTGGCCTTCCCGCAGCTATCTATGCACTGCAGAATAGTTTATTGCAGATTTCTTATAAGAATCTTGATTCCCtcacattctcaatgctaaaccAGACAAAGCTATTATTCACAGCCTTTTTTACATATCTGATATTGAG GCAGAAGCAGTCAGTCCAACAACTTGGTGCACTTTTCTTATTGATAGTTGCTGCTGTTCTCTTAAGTATTGGTGAAGGCTCTAGCAATGGCTCCAGAGGCAATACCCATGATCTGATTTTGTTTCATGGAATTGTTCCTGTCTTGGTGGCTTCTGTACTATCAGGCTTAGCTTCTGCCCTCTGCCAATGGGCTTCTCAG GTGAAGAAACACACTTCATACTTAATGACTGTAGAAATGTCAGTTATTGGTAGTCTTTGTCTGTTGGCAAGTACCTACAAGTCTCCGGATGGAGAAGCTATCAGACAACATGGGTTCTTTCATGGCTGGACTCCATTAACTCTG CTACATGGGGAGGGAGAGGGTAAGGGGGGCTCTACCTCACCTGTTTATCCACCTATCAAGGGTCG ATACCAGTTCTGTCCAATGCTGCTGGTGGGATCCTTGTTGGACTTGTTACGAGCTATGCAGGTGGTGTCAAAAAG GGGTTTGTGA
- the LOC122092745 gene encoding UDP-N-acetylglucosamine transporter ROCK1 isoform X1, whose product MATAKPKGLASNSVKPDRKVWLYLVFLTLQYGAQPLISKRFIGREVIVTSSVIACEVAKVICALILLAKEGSLFRLYKEWTLVNSLTASGLPAAIYALQNSLLQISYKNLDSLTFSMLNQTKLLFTAFFTYLILRQKQSVQQLGALFLLIVAAVLLSIGEGSSNGSRGNTHDLILFHGIVPVLVASVLSGLASALCQWASQVKKHTSYLMTVEMSVIGSLCLLASTYKSPDGEAIRQHGFFHGWTPLTLIPVLSNAAGGILVGLVTSYAGGVKKGFVIVSALLVTALLQFIFDGKPPSLYCLVSLPLVITSISIYQKYPFKVKKKEA is encoded by the exons ATGGCGACGGCCAAACCGAAAGGTCTGGCTTCCAATTCtgttaagcccgatcgaaaggTTTGGCTCTATCTGGTTTTTCTCACACTTCAATATGGAGCACAACCATTGATTTCGAAACGATTCATCGG GAGAGAAGTTATTGTGACTTCATCTGTTATTGCATGTGAGGTAGCAAAG GTTATCTGTGCGCTAATTCTTCTGGCAAAAGAGGGCAGTTTGTTTAGACTGTACAAAGAATGGACTTTGGTCAATTCATTGACGGCATCTGGCCTTCCCGCAGCTATCTATGCACTGCAGAATAGTTTATTGCAGATTTCTTATAAGAATCTTGATTCCCtcacattctcaatgctaaaccAGACAAAGCTATTATTCACAGCCTTTTTTACATATCTGATATTGAG GCAGAAGCAGTCAGTCCAACAACTTGGTGCACTTTTCTTATTGATAGTTGCTGCTGTTCTCTTAAGTATTGGTGAAGGCTCTAGCAATGGCTCCAGAGGCAATACCCATGATCTGATTTTGTTTCATGGAATTGTTCCTGTCTTGGTGGCTTCTGTACTATCAGGCTTAGCTTCTGCCCTCTGCCAATGGGCTTCTCAG GTGAAGAAACACACTTCATACTTAATGACTGTAGAAATGTCAGTTATTGGTAGTCTTTGTCTGTTGGCAAGTACCTACAAGTCTCCGGATGGAGAAGCTATCAGACAACATGGGTTCTTTCATGGCTGGACTCCATTAACTCTG ATACCAGTTCTGTCCAATGCTGCTGGTGGGATCCTTGTTGGACTTGTTACGAGCTATGCAGGTGGTGTCAAAAAG GGGTTTGTGATTGTTTCTGCACTATTAGTGACAGCCTTGCTCCAATTTATTTTTGATGGAAAACCTCCTTCACTGTACTGCCTCGTGTCTCTGCCACTTGTGATTACTAGCATTTCAATCTACCAGAAATATCCTTTCAAGGTTAAGAAGAAGGAAGCTTAG
- the LOC122092745 gene encoding UDP-N-acetylglucosamine transporter ROCK1 isoform X2: protein MATAKPKGLASNSVKPDRKVWLYLVFLTLQYGAQPLISKRFIGREVIVTSSVIACEVICALILLAKEGSLFRLYKEWTLVNSLTASGLPAAIYALQNSLLQISYKNLDSLTFSMLNQTKLLFTAFFTYLILRQKQSVQQLGALFLLIVAAVLLSIGEGSSNGSRGNTHDLILFHGIVPVLVASVLSGLASALCQWASQVKKHTSYLMTVEMSVIGSLCLLASTYKSPDGEAIRQHGFFHGWTPLTLIPVLSNAAGGILVGLVTSYAGGVKKGFVIVSALLVTALLQFIFDGKPPSLYCLVSLPLVITSISIYQKYPFKVKKKEA from the exons ATGGCGACGGCCAAACCGAAAGGTCTGGCTTCCAATTCtgttaagcccgatcgaaaggTTTGGCTCTATCTGGTTTTTCTCACACTTCAATATGGAGCACAACCATTGATTTCGAAACGATTCATCGG GAGAGAAGTTATTGTGACTTCATCTGTTATTGCATGTGAG GTTATCTGTGCGCTAATTCTTCTGGCAAAAGAGGGCAGTTTGTTTAGACTGTACAAAGAATGGACTTTGGTCAATTCATTGACGGCATCTGGCCTTCCCGCAGCTATCTATGCACTGCAGAATAGTTTATTGCAGATTTCTTATAAGAATCTTGATTCCCtcacattctcaatgctaaaccAGACAAAGCTATTATTCACAGCCTTTTTTACATATCTGATATTGAG GCAGAAGCAGTCAGTCCAACAACTTGGTGCACTTTTCTTATTGATAGTTGCTGCTGTTCTCTTAAGTATTGGTGAAGGCTCTAGCAATGGCTCCAGAGGCAATACCCATGATCTGATTTTGTTTCATGGAATTGTTCCTGTCTTGGTGGCTTCTGTACTATCAGGCTTAGCTTCTGCCCTCTGCCAATGGGCTTCTCAG GTGAAGAAACACACTTCATACTTAATGACTGTAGAAATGTCAGTTATTGGTAGTCTTTGTCTGTTGGCAAGTACCTACAAGTCTCCGGATGGAGAAGCTATCAGACAACATGGGTTCTTTCATGGCTGGACTCCATTAACTCTG ATACCAGTTCTGTCCAATGCTGCTGGTGGGATCCTTGTTGGACTTGTTACGAGCTATGCAGGTGGTGTCAAAAAG GGGTTTGTGATTGTTTCTGCACTATTAGTGACAGCCTTGCTCCAATTTATTTTTGATGGAAAACCTCCTTCACTGTACTGCCTCGTGTCTCTGCCACTTGTGATTACTAGCATTTCAATCTACCAGAAATATCCTTTCAAGGTTAAGAAGAAGGAAGCTTAG